A genomic region of Streptomyces rimosus contains the following coding sequences:
- a CDS encoding SMP-30/gluconolactonase/LRE family protein, with translation MCTVSVEVALAVRAHFAECPTWDAADGTLLWVDMNNGGIHRYHPADGADTVTEIGQPVAAALPRADGGLVLSLRDGVAVTGQDGTRRWLTEWPEQGVRGNDASIDGRGRLWVGTIAGETAPGWLARVDADGTRHTAATGVRLSNGITWSPDATRMYYVDTPTRRIDVFDYDLDTGKAANRRMFAEITGTDGVPDGMCADTDGGVWVALFRGGAVRRYAPDGRLDREITFPASLTTACGFGGPDLTDLYVTSARRDLGDAEPEAGNLFVVPGVGQGLPGVAFAG, from the coding sequence ATGTGCACCGTGAGTGTTGAAGTCGCCCTGGCCGTACGGGCGCACTTTGCCGAATGCCCGACCTGGGACGCCGCCGACGGCACGCTGCTGTGGGTGGACATGAACAACGGCGGGATCCACCGCTACCACCCCGCCGACGGCGCCGACACCGTCACCGAGATCGGCCAGCCGGTGGCGGCCGCGCTGCCCCGGGCGGACGGCGGCCTCGTCCTGAGCCTGCGCGACGGCGTCGCGGTCACCGGCCAGGACGGCACCCGCCGCTGGCTGACCGAGTGGCCGGAGCAGGGCGTACGCGGCAACGACGCGAGCATCGACGGCCGCGGCCGCCTGTGGGTGGGCACCATCGCGGGGGAGACCGCGCCCGGCTGGCTGGCGCGCGTCGACGCCGACGGCACGAGGCACACCGCGGCCACCGGCGTACGGCTCAGCAACGGCATCACCTGGAGCCCGGACGCGACCCGTATGTACTACGTCGACACCCCGACCCGCCGCATCGACGTCTTCGACTACGACCTCGACACCGGCAAGGCCGCCAACCGCCGGATGTTCGCCGAGATCACCGGTACCGACGGCGTGCCGGACGGCATGTGCGCCGACACCGACGGCGGCGTGTGGGTGGCGCTCTTCCGCGGGGGAGCGGTCCGACGCTACGCCCCGGACGGCCGGCTGGACCGCGAGATCACCTTCCCCGCCTCGCTGACCACCGCCTGCGGCTTCGGCGGCCCCGACCTGACCGACCTCTACGTCACCTCGGCCCGCCGCGACCTGGGCGACGCCGAGCCGGAAGCGGGCAATCTGTTCGTGGTGCCCGGAGTGGGCCAGGGGCTGCCGGGGGTGGCGTTCGCGGGGTAG
- a CDS encoding MAB_1171c family putative transporter, which yields MTGITHIRYPIAALACWIAFAYTLVPLLRGQRRNAGLIALCASFGCQGMYLSMSTPARWTGTLFGTITWYNVSVQLWIIAVLACQQILLIHWIHPRAEARVRARRRLLLLAVVPVTMVVLFFLATLQGPPRNVFTHPGDQPFFVAYQAAYLTAFVVGKVLVARACWHFAKLTDHRWVRRGLRIAAAGAVIELVYPAGRYADVFLAQYGWNPMRWSDVSRTTLTIGMVLNIVGWTAPLWGPRVSAARSWLADYRSYRLLRPLWQALHQAHPEISLPSSTGSDLSALYDLRFHLHRRVIEIRDGCLALRGHHGDPGAVLMPGLGAAAERHAEVEAAHIAAALAAGPRPPGPEDDPAAAEGPSGPDGVPAPAAAGGPDFSADVAWLVEVSRAFARMRPAVARAGQ from the coding sequence ATGACCGGCATCACCCACATCCGGTACCCGATCGCCGCGCTCGCCTGCTGGATCGCGTTCGCCTACACCCTCGTGCCCCTGCTGCGCGGGCAGCGCCGCAACGCCGGTCTGATCGCGCTGTGCGCCTCGTTCGGCTGCCAGGGCATGTACCTGTCCATGTCCACCCCGGCCCGCTGGACGGGCACCCTGTTCGGCACCATCACCTGGTACAACGTCTCGGTCCAGCTGTGGATCATCGCCGTGCTGGCCTGTCAGCAGATCCTTCTCATCCACTGGATACATCCCCGGGCCGAGGCGCGTGTGCGGGCCCGGCGGCGGCTGCTGCTCCTCGCGGTGGTGCCGGTGACGATGGTGGTGCTGTTCTTCCTGGCGACCCTCCAGGGGCCGCCCCGCAATGTCTTCACCCACCCCGGCGACCAGCCGTTCTTCGTCGCCTATCAGGCCGCGTACCTCACCGCGTTCGTGGTCGGCAAGGTCCTGGTGGCCCGCGCCTGCTGGCACTTCGCCAAGCTCACCGACCACCGCTGGGTGCGCCGCGGGCTGCGCATCGCGGCGGCCGGCGCGGTCATCGAGCTGGTCTACCCGGCCGGGCGGTACGCCGACGTCTTCCTCGCGCAGTACGGCTGGAACCCGATGCGCTGGTCCGATGTGTCCCGTACGACCCTGACCATCGGCATGGTCCTGAACATCGTCGGCTGGACCGCCCCGCTGTGGGGGCCGCGGGTCTCCGCCGCCCGCAGTTGGCTGGCCGACTACCGCAGTTACCGGCTGCTGCGCCCGCTGTGGCAGGCGCTGCACCAGGCGCATCCGGAGATCTCCCTGCCGTCCAGCACGGGCAGCGACCTGTCGGCCCTGTACGACCTGCGATTCCACCTCCACCGCCGGGTGATCGAGATCCGGGACGGCTGTCTGGCGCTGCGCGGGCACCACGGTGATCCGGGCGCGGTGCTGATGCCGGGGCTGGGGGCCGCGGCGGAGCGGCACGCGGAGGTGGAGGCGGCGCACATCGCGGCGGCGCTGGCGGCCGGGCCGCGGCCGCCGGGGCCCGAGGACGATCCGGCCGCGGCGGAGGGGCCGTCGGGCCCGGACGGGGTGCCGGCGCCCGCCGCGGCGGGCGGCCCGGACTTCTCCGCCGACGTGGCGTGGCTGGTCGAGGTCTCCCGCGCGTTCGCCCGGATGCGGCCCGCGGTGGCACGGGCCGGGCAGTGA
- a CDS encoding ImmA/IrrE family metallo-endopeptidase — translation MKALRRQCREKLASYGLPPAYDLPLLCDHLARVRDREIQLVAMPMGTSGPCGLWLSFPGTDYVVYEAHTSRHHQEHIIAHELAHMICGHHGVGVAGEDHGTQLFPDLDPTLVQDLLYRENYSDAQEQEAEVMAFLLGERLRAGTRRGGADAPDPNSVLGRIHGSLNWRREDGS, via the coding sequence ATGAAGGCCCTGCGCCGGCAGTGCCGGGAAAAGCTGGCTTCGTACGGACTCCCGCCCGCGTACGACCTTCCGCTGCTGTGCGACCACCTGGCCCGGGTGCGGGACCGGGAGATCCAGCTGGTGGCCATGCCGATGGGCACCTCGGGGCCGTGCGGGCTGTGGCTGTCCTTCCCGGGCACGGACTACGTCGTCTACGAGGCGCACACCAGCCGGCACCACCAGGAGCACATCATCGCCCACGAGCTGGCCCATATGATCTGCGGCCACCACGGTGTGGGCGTGGCCGGTGAGGACCACGGCACCCAGCTCTTCCCGGACCTCGACCCCACCCTCGTACAGGACCTGCTGTACCGCGAGAACTACTCGGACGCCCAGGAACAGGAAGCCGAGGTCATGGCCTTTCTCCTCGGGGAGCGGCTGCGGGCCGGAACCCGCCGCGGGGGCGCGGACGCGCCGGACCCCAACAGTGTGCTGGGCCGTATCCACGGTTCGCTGAACTGGCGCCGCGAGGACGGTTCATGA
- a CDS encoding helix-turn-helix transcriptional regulator gives MSSLAGKVDKLFTTIRANGREYTYEEVARGCSELSGGTFSKTYVWQLRTGQRTNPTKRHLEALAAFFRVPVAYFFDDDTADRVDSQLALASAMGNAEVRDIALRAMSMDDSGRKSLARIIREVSKMHATTAAARGRQPNEPVDSEE, from the coding sequence ATGTCGTCACTGGCCGGGAAGGTCGACAAGCTGTTCACCACGATCCGCGCGAACGGCCGCGAATACACCTACGAGGAAGTCGCGCGCGGATGTAGTGAGTTGAGCGGCGGTACGTTCTCCAAGACGTACGTCTGGCAGCTGCGCACCGGCCAGCGCACCAACCCCACCAAGCGCCACCTGGAGGCCCTCGCGGCGTTCTTCCGGGTGCCGGTGGCGTACTTCTTCGACGACGACACCGCCGACCGGGTCGACTCCCAGCTCGCCCTCGCCTCGGCGATGGGCAACGCCGAGGTCCGTGACATCGCGCTGCGCGCCATGAGCATGGACGACTCCGGCCGCAAGTCCCTGGCCCGCATCATCCGCGAGGTCAGCAAGATGCACGCCACCACGGCCGCGGCGCGCGGCCGGCAGCCGAACGAGCCGGTCGACAGCGAGGAGTAG
- a CDS encoding NAD-dependent epimerase/dehydratase family protein: protein MGVHVVIGFGPAGAATARLLVEKGHSVRVVTRSGRPAEPGIEQVALDAAVPERLAEAAQGATALYNCASPPYHHWARDWPPLAASVNHAAEQTGAVLVLLGNLYGYGPVQGELTEDLPLAATGTKGRIRADIWEQALSLHEKGRIRVAEVRASDFFGPGVTDGGHLASRVVPRLLEGKPVSVLGDPDAPHSWTYLPDVARTLIEVAERESAWGRAWHVPTVPPLSIREMTGRLAGQARVRPVPVRRLPSAALRVASFVSPLLRELQEVRYQFDRPFVMDSSAYREAFGADATPLDHQLAATVDWWRARLARA from the coding sequence ATGGGTGTTCACGTCGTCATAGGTTTCGGCCCCGCCGGGGCGGCCACGGCTCGGCTGCTGGTCGAAAAGGGGCATTCTGTACGGGTCGTCACGCGGTCGGGCAGGCCGGCCGAGCCGGGGATCGAGCAGGTCGCGCTGGACGCGGCGGTTCCGGAGCGGCTGGCGGAGGCCGCGCAGGGTGCGACCGCGCTCTACAACTGCGCCTCGCCGCCGTACCACCACTGGGCGCGTGACTGGCCGCCGCTCGCCGCGTCGGTGAACCACGCGGCCGAGCAGACCGGCGCGGTCCTCGTCCTGCTGGGCAATCTGTACGGATACGGACCGGTCCAGGGTGAGCTGACCGAGGATCTGCCCCTGGCCGCGACGGGGACCAAGGGCCGCATCCGGGCCGACATCTGGGAGCAGGCGCTGAGCCTGCACGAGAAGGGCCGCATCCGGGTCGCCGAGGTGCGCGCGTCGGACTTCTTCGGTCCGGGCGTGACCGACGGCGGTCATCTGGCCTCCCGGGTCGTCCCGCGTCTCCTGGAGGGCAAGCCGGTTTCCGTTCTCGGCGATCCGGACGCGCCGCACAGCTGGACCTACCTCCCCGACGTGGCGAGGACGCTGATCGAGGTCGCGGAACGGGAGAGCGCCTGGGGCCGGGCCTGGCACGTGCCGACCGTGCCGCCGCTGTCCATCAGGGAGATGACCGGCAGGCTCGCGGGACAGGCGCGGGTGCGGCCGGTTCCGGTACGGCGGCTGCCGTCGGCGGCGCTGCGCGTGGCGTCGTTCGTATCGCCGCTGCTGCGGGAGCTCCAGGAGGTCCGTTACCAGTTCGACCGGCCGTTCGTGATGGACTCGTCGGCGTACCGCGAGGCGTTCGGCGCGGACGCGACACCGCTCGACCATCAGCTCGCGGCGACGGTGGACTGGTGGCGGGCGCGTCTGGCTCGCGCATGA
- a CDS encoding M20/M25/M40 family metallo-hydrolase: MSESQPARTVTGEDEVVDLCRDLIRIDTSNYGDHSGPGERAAAEYVAEKLAEVGLEPQIIESHKGRASTVARIEGADPSRPALLIHGHTDVVPANAADWTHHPFSGEIADGCVWGRGAVDMKDMDAMTLAVVRDRLRSGRKPPRDIVLAFLADEEAGGVYGARHLVDKHPGIFEGVTEAIGEVGGFSFTVNENLRLYLIETAQKGMHWMRLTVDGTAGHGSMTNSDNAITELCEAVGRLGRHKFPVRVTKTVRSFLDELSDALGTELDPEDMEETLAKLGGIAKIIGATLQNTAAPTQLGAGYKVNVIPGQATAAVDGRFLPGHEEEFLADLDRILGPRVKREDIHADKALETGFDGPLVAAMQSALKAEDPIARAVPYMLSGGTDAKSFDDLGIRCFGFAPLRLPPELDFAGMFHGVDERVPVDGLKFGTRVLDRFIEQS; the protein is encoded by the coding sequence GTGAGCGAGTCGCAGCCGGCCCGTACGGTCACCGGCGAGGACGAGGTCGTCGACCTGTGCCGGGACCTGATCAGGATCGATACCAGCAACTACGGCGACCACTCCGGGCCGGGTGAGCGGGCCGCCGCCGAGTATGTGGCGGAGAAGCTCGCCGAGGTCGGCCTGGAGCCGCAGATCATCGAGTCGCACAAGGGCCGCGCCTCCACCGTGGCCCGCATCGAGGGCGCGGACCCGTCGCGGCCCGCGCTGCTCATCCACGGCCACACCGACGTGGTGCCCGCCAACGCGGCGGACTGGACCCACCACCCCTTCTCCGGGGAGATCGCGGACGGGTGCGTGTGGGGCCGCGGCGCGGTCGACATGAAGGACATGGACGCGATGACGCTCGCGGTCGTCCGCGACCGGCTGCGCTCCGGCCGCAAGCCGCCGCGCGACATCGTGCTGGCTTTCCTCGCCGACGAGGAGGCCGGCGGCGTCTACGGCGCCCGCCACCTCGTCGACAAGCATCCCGGGATCTTCGAAGGGGTGACGGAGGCCATCGGCGAGGTCGGCGGCTTCTCCTTCACCGTCAACGAGAACCTGCGGCTGTATCTGATCGAGACGGCCCAGAAGGGCATGCACTGGATGCGGCTCACCGTGGACGGCACCGCCGGTCACGGCTCGATGACCAACAGCGACAACGCGATCACCGAGCTGTGCGAGGCGGTCGGGCGGCTCGGGCGGCACAAGTTCCCGGTGCGGGTGACCAAGACCGTACGGTCCTTCCTGGACGAGCTGTCGGACGCCCTGGGCACCGAGCTGGACCCGGAGGACATGGAGGAGACCCTCGCCAAGCTGGGCGGCATCGCCAAGATCATCGGTGCCACGCTGCAGAACACCGCGGCGCCGACCCAACTGGGCGCCGGTTACAAGGTCAACGTCATCCCGGGCCAGGCGACCGCGGCCGTCGACGGCCGGTTCCTGCCCGGCCACGAGGAGGAATTCCTCGCCGATCTGGACCGAATTCTCGGCCCGCGGGTCAAGCGCGAGGACATTCATGCCGACAAGGCACTGGAAACCGGTTTCGACGGCCCCCTGGTGGCCGCCATGCAGTCGGCACTGAAGGCCGAGGACCCGATCGCGCGGGCCGTTCCGTACATGCTCTCCGGCGGTACGGACGCGAAGTCGTTCGACGACCTCGGAATCCGGTGCTTCGGTTTCGCGCCGCTGCGGCTCCCGCCGGAGCTGGACTTCGCCGGAATGTTCCACGGCGTGGACGAGCGGGTACCGGTGGACGGACTGAAGTTCGGGACGCGCGTGCTCGACCGGTTCATCGAGCAGAGCTGA